The Mycolicibacterium aichiense region TCACGGACATAGGTAGATGAAGGCCAGCTGCGTGAGCGCCGGTGTCACCAGGGTTGCTTCGGTCCCCACGAAGCCCGCGGCCCGCTTGTCACAGGCGTACCAACCGTCGCTCAGCAATTCACCATCGCTGCGGAAAGACACCGGGTTGTGACTGGCCGCGAACACGCGGCGAGCCTGATCGAGGAAGTTGATTTCGGCCGGCGTAGGAGGGACCAACGGATCGGCGTGCGCTGGCATGGCAGCGCTCACGCCCAGGACGAACGCCCCGATTGCCACAGCCCCCGAACAATTCCACGTGATCAACACAATCTCCTTGGGACACTTGCGGCCTCAGTACTGATGCGCGCCCGCGAGGGTGTCTCGTAAGCAACAGGTGCCGCACTCAAGTCCACAAAATCCAGCGGTGCGCGGCTTGAGGACAGTAGCCGTCCAAGATCCTCTCGCGCAGCGAACACGAAAATCGACAAGGGCCTCTGCAAGTAACCTTATGACCTTAGGATAAGTGTGTCAACCGTCACTCGCTTCGTGAGCGGCGGCTACCAAGTTCCGGCTCAGGACGCAGCAACCAGCGCCTTCCGATCTTCAGGATTTGGATTGACTACTTATCTACTTACTGTAGTTTATCGGGATGATCAGCTTGGGCCATTTCCACCGCACGGCCGTGCCGACTGGTTTCGGGTCCGACCGCGACGCGGTCAGGATGGGGTCGCAGTGGAGAAGGATTGCGGTGAGCGCCTTTACGCTGCTGACGATCGCATCCGTGGCGCCGGCATACGCCGAGCCGGACAGTGTCGACCCCAGCGCAAACTACTCCGTCTTCCTCCAGGCGATCGCCGGGGACGGGATCGTCGTGGACAGCCGACAGGCCATCCTTGAGGGGCAGGCCGTGTGCAATCTCATGCGACCGCCGAACGACGCTTCGCTTTGGGACGCCGGACGTCACGTCGCCTCGATGCATTCAGATTGGGGAATGGGACTGGCCCTGCACTTCGCCGACCGATCCGTTCAGCACCTCTGCCCGCACAGAGGGTCATTCTGACCAAGCAATTCAGTATTCGGTAACGGGTGATCGTTTCCCCAACGCCCTGGATTACCCACTGCTGAACAGCGTTGCACAGCAGACCAATTAGACGTCTGCGGTCTGACGCCGGGCCACGACCGTGATCCCGATGAAACTCAACACCACCCGGTCAGTTTCGTCGGTCAGGATGGAGCTGTACGTCACGTCGGCCCTGGCCAAACGCTCAGCGATATCCACGATCTCAACGGCCCCGGCCAGCGTTGCGCCCGGGCGCACCGGGACGGGCAAGCGCAGCTGGTCAATTCCCTTGCCTGCCAATAACGCCAGCCGCGGTATGAACTCACGAGAGGCCAGGCTGGAGAACAACGCCATGGTGTGCACCCCGCTGGCGATCACATCACCGAACACCGGGTTGGTCTCGTCGAGATGGATTGGCAACGGATCGAACCTGCTGGCGAAGGCCAGGATCTCGTCGCGGTCGACCCGCACGGTGCCCAGGTTCATCCAGTCTCCCACGCGCAGATCCTCGGCGTGCCATGGCGCGAGGTCGATCCGGGCGGCAAGGTCTCGCCCCTTCCCGGTGATAGCAGCCATCGGACCCTAACCCGCGATCTGGTCGGCGCAGTACATCGATTTGGTGATCCGGTAGGCGTCCAGACCTTCCGGGCCGAGCTCACGGCCTAGACCGCTCGATTTGACACCACCGAACGGCGACTGGATATCCAGCTGATAGTGATTGACTCCCACCGAGCCGGTGTGCATCGCCCGGGCCACGTCCAGCGCTCGCCCGGTGTCGCGCGACCATACCGTGCCGGCCAGGCCGAACTCGGTGTCGTTCGCCATCCTGATTGCCTCGGCCTCATCGTCATAGCCGATGACGGCAATCACCGGGCCGAAGATCTCTTCCTGAGCGATTCGATCACGGTTGTCGACATCGGCGAACACGGTGGGAGCGACGTACCATCCGCGCGGCCGGTCCACCGGCACCGAGCCACCCGCGACGAGCCGGGCCCCTGAGCCACGGCCGATCTCGATGTACTCGAGAACCCTGTCCCGCTGCCGAGCACTGACCAGCGGGCCGACGTCGGTCGTCTCGTCGAGCGGGTCGCCGACCTTGAGGCTGGTAGCCAAGTCGGCTATGGCGGTGACGAATTCGCCGTAGCGCGAGTTCGGGACCAAAATGCGCGAACTGAGATGACATGTTTGGCCGTTGTTGACGAATGACGCCGTCCGCAAGCCGGCCACCGTCGCCGCCAGATCGGCGTCGTCGAGGATCACCGCTGCGGACTTGCCGCCGAGCTCCAACGTGACGGGCTTGATCAGTCGACCGCACTCGGCGCCGATGATCCGGCCGGCGTTGGTGGATCCGGTGAACGCCACCTTGTCGATCCCGGGATGGCTCACCAGATGGGCGCCTGCTTCGCTGTCCCCGGGCACGACGCTGAGTACCCCCGGCGGAAGACCCGCCTCCACGGCCGCGTCGGCGAATACCAGCGCATCCAGTGCGGTCTCCGGGGCAGCCTTGAGTACTACACGGCAGCCGGCGGCCAGAGCCGGCGCGATCTTCATAATCGCCAGTGCCTGTGGATAATTCCAGGGCGTGATGGCCCCCACTACGCCGACCGGCTCGCGCCGCACCACGGTGTGCCCAACCAGAGCTGGACGGGTTTCCTCAGGCTCCCACGCCTTGATCAACTTCGCGTAGTAGCCGACCAGCGCGGCCGGGAAGATTCCGTTCACCGCACGGGACAAGGTGATCGGCATACCGTTTTCGCGGCAGACCATCCGTGCGGTGTCCTCACCGCGGGACCGCAGCGCCGAGGCGTACCGCTTGAGGACCTCGGCACGCTCGGCAGGTGCGGCGGACGCCCAGCGCAACGCGGGATCCTCGTGCGCCGCGGCCACAGCGTCGTCGATCTCGGATGTCGTGGCGTTCGGGCCGTCAGCGAAAACCTCGCCGGTGGCCGCATCGATGACCGGAATGGTCTGTGCGGCTTCGCGGTAGGTGCCACCGACGAATATGCGGGCGGTGTCGGTTTCGGCCGGCACTTGGCTGGACACAGTCATGCCAGTGATTCCTCCGCAATCGATGCTGGTGCGGGCGGTGCGTACAGGACACCGGCGGCGATGAGGCGTTCGACCGCCGCATCGTCCATCTGCAGGTGCCGGCGACACACGTCGACGGTGTTCTCACCGAGCAGCGGTGCCGGGCGTAGTTCAGCCGGCGGAATGCGCCGATACTGCGCAGGGCCTGTCTCGGTCGGCAGCCGCACGTCGAACAACGGATGCGTCATCTCCGCGTACAAGCCGCGGGACCGCACCTGCGGCTCATCAATGATGTCACTGCCTCGCAGCATGGGGGCGGCCGCGACACCGGTCTGCTGCAGCGTCTCGGCGAGAGTATGAGCATCGTGCCGCCGAGTGAAACGCTGGAGAGCGCTGTGTAATTCGGCGCGGTGTTCCCAGCGGTCAGACGCGGAGCCGAATCGTGGATCGGTGTCGAGTCCGGCGGCCTCGAGTGCCTTCACAACAGCGTTCCAGTCATGGTCGGAACCGACCGTCACGACACACCATTCGTCGTCCCCAGCACACGGGTAGACGCCGTGCAGGGTCAGATCCTCGGTCACCGCAGTGCCGCGGGCGCGCGCCCACGACGTCGTGTACAGCGCATCCAACTGACTGACCGCCGTTTCGGCCTGGGAAATGTGGATTTGTGCCCCGACACCGGTCCGGCGGCGTCGAATGAGCGCGGCCAGCGTGGCAATCGCCGCCAGTCGCGCCACGAGGTGATCGGGGAACACCGTGACGGCGTCGGAGAACGGATAGGGCGAGTCCGGGCGCGGCGGATCCTCGGTGGCCCACAGCTGGGTGATGCCCGTGGCGGCCCGCACCAGCGGACCGTAGCCGAGTCGGGAGCTCCAGGGGCCGTTGTCACCGAAGGCACTGCTTTCGGTCAATACCAGTCGCGGGTTGATCTCCTGTAACTGAGAGAATGAAAAACCGAGTGCGCAAAGGGTTCCCGGTTTGAAGTTGGCGAACACCGCATCTGCGCGGACAACCAGTCGGCTGAACAACTCCGCACCGCCGTCGGCGCGTAGGTCCAGTCCCAGCGCCATCTGGTTGCGGTGCGTCCAGGCGAACGACTCACTCATGATCTGGCCCGGACGCGCCTGCCGCAGCCCGTCGGGGTAGGACGGACTCTCGATCTTGATCACCTCGGCACCCATGTCGGCGAACAGTCTGCCCAGCTCTCCCCCGGCGACGATGACCCCCAGATCCAGGATTGTCACGCCCTCGAGCGGGCGCGCCGTGGCCTCCGCAGCGGCCACGGTCACGGGCCGCTCAGGCCACACCGGCTCCGAACTACCGGCCCGGCCCGCCAACCACCTCACACCGGCCCGTACACCGTCGACCACCACGCAGCCGTCGGGCACCGTCACGATCGACTCATCGGTGATGGCGGCATCGGTCCACGCCGACACGGCGTTGAAATGCGCGCACTCCATCACCTCTGCTGGAGTCAGAATGGCCGCGACCGGCACGCCCCGCGCAGCACCCTCGGCGACGAGCTGTTCGCCGGAGTGACGCGCGAACAGTCTGGCGATCAAAGTGCGGATCTTGTCGAAATCGGCTGCGCGGGCACTGATGCTGTCGTATTTCACGTCTTGGAACTCGGCGGGCTCGCCCAGCCACGCTCGCATGGCGCGCCACTGTCGAGGTGCCAAGATACAGATGCGCACCCA contains the following coding sequences:
- a CDS encoding DUF732 domain-containing protein yields the protein MISLGHFHRTAVPTGFGSDRDAVRMGSQWRRIAVSAFTLLTIASVAPAYAEPDSVDPSANYSVFLQAIAGDGIVVDSRQAILEGQAVCNLMRPPNDASLWDAGRHVASMHSDWGMGLALHFADRSVQHLCPHRGSF
- a CDS encoding MaoC/PaaZ C-terminal domain-containing protein — protein: MAAITGKGRDLAARIDLAPWHAEDLRVGDWMNLGTVRVDRDEILAFASRFDPLPIHLDETNPVFGDVIASGVHTMALFSSLASREFIPRLALLAGKGIDQLRLPVPVRPGATLAGAVEIVDIAERLARADVTYSSILTDETDRVVLSFIGITVVARRQTADV
- a CDS encoding aldehyde dehydrogenase; this encodes MTVSSQVPAETDTARIFVGGTYREAAQTIPVIDAATGEVFADGPNATTSEIDDAVAAAHEDPALRWASAAPAERAEVLKRYASALRSRGEDTARMVCRENGMPITLSRAVNGIFPAALVGYYAKLIKAWEPEETRPALVGHTVVRREPVGVVGAITPWNYPQALAIMKIAPALAAGCRVVLKAAPETALDALVFADAAVEAGLPPGVLSVVPGDSEAGAHLVSHPGIDKVAFTGSTNAGRIIGAECGRLIKPVTLELGGKSAAVILDDADLAATVAGLRTASFVNNGQTCHLSSRILVPNSRYGEFVTAIADLATSLKVGDPLDETTDVGPLVSARQRDRVLEYIEIGRGSGARLVAGGSVPVDRPRGWYVAPTVFADVDNRDRIAQEEIFGPVIAVIGYDDEAEAIRMANDTEFGLAGTVWSRDTGRALDVARAMHTGSVGVNHYQLDIQSPFGGVKSSGLGRELGPEGLDAYRITKSMYCADQIAG
- a CDS encoding CaiB/BaiF CoA-transferase family protein; protein product: MTWASTDAPLAGLRIVDTTTGEVAQVTRLLADLGAEVVRVEPAGGCGERRLPPLIDSQSVAFALHNANKRSVILDASDDGDREQFLALVSGADIIVDSGNPGQASAFGVPVADLAHRYEHLVAMLVTDFGTQGPRSHWRANDAVLVAMSSVLCRSGAPDGPPVLPPAGIASSTAAAQAAWAVLVAYFHRLRTGRGEYVDFARYDAVLQALDPPFGAQGQAAAARGLSTARRGRPKNQDSYPIFASRDGWVRICILAPRQWRAMRAWLGEPAEFQDVKYDSISARAADFDKIRTLIARLFARHSGEQLVAEGAARGVPVAAILTPAEVMECAHFNAVSAWTDAAITDESIVTVPDGCVVVDGVRAGVRWLAGRAGSSEPVWPERPVTVAAAEATARPLEGVTILDLGVIVAGGELGRLFADMGAEVIKIESPSYPDGLRQARPGQIMSESFAWTHRNQMALGLDLRADGGAELFSRLVVRADAVFANFKPGTLCALGFSFSQLQEINPRLVLTESSAFGDNGPWSSRLGYGPLVRAATGITQLWATEDPPRPDSPYPFSDAVTVFPDHLVARLAAIATLAALIRRRRTGVGAQIHISQAETAVSQLDALYTTSWARARGTAVTEDLTLHGVYPCAGDDEWCVVTVGSDHDWNAVVKALEAAGLDTDPRFGSASDRWEHRAELHSALQRFTRRHDAHTLAETLQQTGVAAAPMLRGSDIIDEPQVRSRGLYAEMTHPLFDVRLPTETGPAQYRRIPPAELRPAPLLGENTVDVCRRHLQMDDAAVERLIAAGVLYAPPAPASIAEESLA